A window of the Armatimonadota bacterium genome harbors these coding sequences:
- the mreD gene encoding rod shape-determining protein MreD, whose product MGSFRLGLLRVALYAAALVVATLIESTWTARLALLGGRPDLVLVLVVALALHRGPELGAAVGLAGGLLQDLVGGQSLGLMAGPKLVVGFLLGLMTRTLYVENVLTPVALLAAATFANGFLELGLGALTGYAPPPWEDAAPTVAVAACYNGVVAPLVFAWVRRAERWFQRAAGTG is encoded by the coding sequence ATGGGGTCGTTTCGCCTGGGCCTGCTGCGGGTCGCCCTCTACGCGGCCGCCCTCGTGGTGGCGACACTGATCGAGAGCACCTGGACCGCGCGGCTGGCGCTGCTGGGTGGAAGGCCGGATCTGGTGCTGGTCCTGGTCGTCGCCCTCGCGCTGCACCGTGGCCCGGAGTTGGGTGCCGCAGTGGGGTTGGCCGGCGGTCTGCTCCAGGATCTGGTCGGCGGCCAGTCGCTGGGTCTGATGGCAGGTCCCAAACTCGTCGTCGGGTTCTTGTTAGGCCTGATGACACGGACCCTCTACGTGGAGAACGTCCTCACGCCGGTCGCCCTGCTCGCCGCGGCAACGTTCGCCAACGGCTTTCTGGAACTCGGCCTGGGCGCCCTCACGGGCTATGCACCGCCGCCGTGGGAGGACGCGGCGCCCACCGTCGCGGTCGCTGCGTGCTATAATGGCGTGGTCGCGCCGCTCGTGTTCGCTTGGGTCCGCCGCGCCGAACGATGGTTTCAGCGGGCGGCCGGCACCGGCTGA
- the mreC gene encoding rod shape-determining protein MreC, with protein MIATGSRRTVGVLLVLLLAVIVTLTGQVRSTDRRQVGPLGHLLLSWLTPVQLGMNHAADTVIGWWRGLNEIGQLRLENARLRAEVERLTRDVATLQEAAAENARLRRLVEFRAQTAVSTVAARVAMRDPSRWFTTMTIDRGARDGVRTRDAVVTADGLVGRVMEVYPTAARVLLISDPRSAVGVLVQSTRDAGVVEGQGRDVLRLRYVSRESSLRPGDVLITSGLGGVFPRGIRVGTVRAVLRPPGALFQEAEVVPAATVGRLEEVLVIVGRR; from the coding sequence ATGATCGCGACCGGATCGCGCCGCACCGTCGGCGTACTGCTCGTCCTGCTGCTGGCGGTCATCGTCACCCTCACGGGGCAGGTGCGGTCCACCGACCGTCGGCAGGTCGGCCCCCTGGGACACCTCCTCCTGTCGTGGCTGACGCCGGTGCAGCTCGGCATGAATCACGCGGCCGACACCGTCATCGGCTGGTGGCGGGGGCTCAATGAGATCGGGCAGCTGCGGCTGGAGAACGCCCGGCTAAGGGCCGAGGTCGAGAGACTGACGCGCGACGTGGCGACGCTGCAGGAGGCCGCGGCGGAGAACGCCCGGCTTCGCCGCCTCGTGGAGTTCCGGGCGCAGACCGCGGTGAGCACCGTCGCTGCCCGCGTGGCGATGCGGGATCCCAGCCGCTGGTTCACGACGATGACCATCGATCGCGGGGCACGCGATGGCGTGCGCACGCGCGACGCCGTCGTGACGGCGGACGGGCTGGTCGGGCGCGTCATGGAAGTCTACCCGACGGCGGCGCGGGTGCTGCTGATCAGCGACCCGCGCAGCGCGGTCGGCGTCCTCGTCCAGAGCACCCGGGACGCCGGGGTGGTGGAAGGACAGGGCCGGGACGTGCTGCGGCTTCGGTACGTCTCGCGCGAGTCCTCCCTCCGTCCGGGCGATGTGCTGATCACGTCCGGGCTGGGCGGGGTGTTCCCTCGCGGGATTCGCGTGGGAACCGTCCGCGCCGTGCTGCGACCCCCCGGCGCCCTCTTCCAGGAAGCCGAGGTCGTGCCCGCGGCGACGGTGGGGCGGCTGGAAGAGGTGCTCGTGATCGTGGGGCGCCGCTGA
- a CDS encoding rod shape-determining protein translates to MTRNGFLGRLSRDMGIDLGTANTLVYVRREGIVLREPSVVAKRNDGHILAVGDEAKRMIGRTPADIQATRPLRDGVIADFDTTSTMLGYFIRRGLRGRSLFKPRVIVGIPSGVTEVEKRAVIDATLQAGAREAYLIEEPMAAAIGAGLPVSEPVGSMVVDIGGGTTEVAVIALGGIVTSKSVRIGGDEMDEAIIQYARKVYNLLIGERTAEEIKIAIGSAYPLREEQSVDVRGRDLVSGLPRTVRMTSAEIREAMAEPIATIVDAVKQTLERTPPELSADIVDRGIVLAGGGALLRGIDRLLAEETGMPVTLTDDPLSAVVLGTGRALEEIDVLKKVLVTAKKL, encoded by the coding sequence ATGACGCGAAACGGGTTCTTGGGCCGGCTGTCCCGGGACATGGGCATCGATCTGGGAACCGCGAACACCTTGGTGTACGTGCGGCGCGAGGGCATCGTGCTCCGCGAGCCTTCGGTCGTGGCCAAGCGCAACGACGGGCACATCCTGGCGGTGGGCGATGAGGCCAAGAGGATGATCGGCCGTACGCCGGCCGACATCCAGGCGACCCGCCCGCTGCGGGACGGGGTCATCGCCGACTTCGACACGACGTCGACGATGCTCGGCTACTTCATCCGGCGGGGCCTGCGCGGCCGGTCGTTGTTCAAGCCTCGGGTCATCGTTGGCATCCCGTCCGGTGTCACCGAGGTCGAAAAGCGGGCGGTGATCGACGCGACGCTCCAGGCGGGTGCGCGGGAAGCCTACCTGATCGAGGAGCCCATGGCCGCGGCGATCGGCGCCGGACTGCCTGTGTCGGAGCCGGTTGGCAGCATGGTCGTGGACATCGGCGGCGGGACGACCGAGGTGGCTGTGATCGCGCTGGGCGGGATCGTGACCAGCAAGTCGGTCCGCATCGGCGGCGACGAGATGGACGAGGCGATCATCCAGTACGCGCGGAAGGTGTACAACCTGCTGATCGGCGAGCGGACCGCAGAAGAGATCAAGATCGCGATCGGTTCAGCCTACCCGCTGCGCGAAGAGCAGTCGGTGGACGTCCGCGGGCGGGACCTGGTCTCCGGACTGCCGCGGACGGTGCGCATGACCAGCGCGGAGATCCGCGAGGCGATGGCCGAACCGATCGCGACGATCGTGGATGCGGTCAAGCAGACGCTGGAGCGCACGCCGCCGGAACTGTCTGCCGACATCGTCGACCGCGGCATCGTGCTGGCCGGCGGGGGCGCCCTGCTGCGCGGGATCGACCGGTTGCTGGCCGAGGAGACCGGGATGCCTGTGACCCTCACCGACGACCCGCTGTCGGCAGTCGTACTCGGAACGGGGCGTGCGCTGGAGGAGATCGACGTCCTAAAGAAGGTGCTGGTGACAGCCAAGAAGCTGTAG
- the radC gene encoding DNA repair protein RadC yields the protein MVYDERGGPVIRELPPEARPRERLLADGPESLSARDLLALLLRSGARGQSALHLADRLLVRFGGLRGLSRARPEELASAPGVGVAKAAVVQAAFELGRRAHGLDAAERPVIRNAQDAAAAVRPRLADRDQEHFCVILLNARHEVIGIVETSRGGLNAASVAAREVFREAVRRSAHAVVLAHNHPSGNPEPSPEDGRLTAALREAGSILGIAVLDHIVVGDGRFVSLRERGVGF from the coding sequence ATGGTGTACGACGAACGCGGTGGACCGGTCATCCGTGAGCTGCCGCCGGAGGCCCGGCCACGGGAGCGGCTCCTCGCCGACGGTCCGGAGAGCCTGAGCGCGCGCGATCTGCTTGCGCTCCTGCTGCGCAGCGGCGCGCGGGGACAGTCCGCCCTCCACCTAGCCGACCGCCTGCTCGTCCGCTTCGGTGGGCTGAGGGGTCTGAGCCGGGCCCGGCCGGAGGAACTGGCCTCTGCGCCTGGCGTCGGCGTCGCCAAGGCCGCCGTGGTGCAGGCCGCCTTCGAGCTGGGGCGCCGCGCGCACGGCCTCGATGCGGCCGAACGCCCGGTGATCCGCAACGCCCAGGACGCCGCTGCGGCCGTCCGGCCGCGTCTTGCCGACCGCGACCAAGAGCACTTCTGCGTGATCCTCCTCAACGCCCGCCACGAAGTGATCGGCATCGTCGAGACCTCGCGCGGAGGGCTCAACGCCGCATCGGTCGCCGCCCGGGAGGTCTTCCGGGAGGCTGTGCGGCGCAGCGCACACGCCGTCGTCCTGGCCCACAACCACCCTTCCGGGAACCCGGAGCCCAGCCCGGAGGACGGGCGGCTGACGGCGGCGCTGCGCGAGGCGGGCTCGATCTTGGGGATCGCGGTGCTCGACCACATCGTGGTCGGAGACGGCCGGTTTGTCAGCTTGCGCGAGCGCGGGGTAGGATTTTAG
- a CDS encoding DUF4321 domain-containing protein, translating into MTRRSHRPWLALVFVVLTGGLVGHVLAQAVGTLPGLAFLSRTVEPGLDPSLHIDAGLVTLTFGFTVRLNLAVLIGVLIALWVWRAVL; encoded by the coding sequence ATGACGCGCCGTTCCCACCGGCCGTGGCTCGCGCTCGTCTTCGTCGTGCTGACGGGGGGACTGGTCGGCCATGTCCTCGCGCAGGCCGTGGGCACGCTGCCGGGGCTGGCGTTTCTGTCGCGTACGGTCGAGCCCGGTCTGGACCCGTCCCTTCACATCGACGCCGGCCTGGTGACCCTCACGTTCGGATTCACCGTCCGCCTGAACCTGGCGGTCCTGATCGGCGTGCTGATCGCCCTGTGGGTATGGCGCGCCGTACTGTAG
- the tatA gene encoding twin-arginine translocase TatA/TatE family subunit: protein MPFGIGTTELIIILIIALLIFGPSRLAGIGSSLGRAIRDFRKSVKDEDNDETGKT from the coding sequence ATGCCGTTCGGAATCGGCACGACCGAACTGATCATCATCCTGATCATCGCGCTGCTGATCTTCGGCCCCTCACGTTTGGCTGGCATCGGCAGTTCGTTGGGCAGGGCGATCCGCGACTTCCGCAAGTCCGTCAAGGACGAGGACAACGACGAAACGGGCAAGACCTGA
- a CDS encoding phage holin family protein produces the protein MAEEISVSEEWRALVADLRALASKHAALVREEVQEAAGDIVRAGAWIAVGAVAALAVVLFVPVVVTIVLSVWLPTWAAALLATAAAVSAAGASLAVGVRRLRRPKMRRTRLALREDRVWIRDLIDSLRRFRRSGRG, from the coding sequence ATGGCCGAAGAGATCTCCGTGTCCGAGGAATGGCGTGCCCTGGTGGCGGACCTGAGGGCGCTCGCGAGCAAGCACGCGGCGCTGGTGCGGGAGGAGGTACAGGAGGCGGCGGGTGACATCGTTCGGGCCGGCGCGTGGATCGCCGTGGGAGCGGTCGCAGCGCTGGCGGTGGTCTTGTTCGTGCCGGTCGTGGTCACGATCGTGCTGTCCGTGTGGTTGCCGACCTGGGCAGCAGCCCTGCTCGCCACGGCGGCGGCGGTGTCGGCGGCGGGCGCGTCTCTGGCCGTCGGGGTGCGGAGGCTGCGGCGGCCGAAGATGCGGCGAACGCGACTGGCGCTGCGCGAGGACCGGGTGTGGATACGGGACCTGATCGACTCGCTGCGGAGATTCCGCAGATCCGGGCGCGGATAG
- a CDS encoding response regulator, which produces MGERLRILIADDEAIRVMTLRTQLRSLGFDVVAEASTGAEAVRLAEQHEPDLAILDIKMPEMDGIAAAHEIVRRRPIPIILLTAYSELDLVERASEAGVFAYLVKPVSEEELLPAILLARARFEEFRVLEGEVRDLREALEARKVIERAKGILMKRLGLSEAEAFRRMQVQSQKENRKLVEIARAIVTAHGVM; this is translated from the coding sequence ATGGGCGAGCGGCTACGCATCCTCATCGCCGACGACGAGGCCATCCGCGTGATGACTCTGCGGACGCAGCTGCGCTCGCTGGGATTCGATGTCGTGGCCGAGGCGAGCACGGGTGCGGAGGCCGTTCGCCTGGCCGAACAACACGAGCCGGATCTTGCGATCCTCGACATCAAGATGCCCGAGATGGACGGGATTGCGGCGGCCCACGAGATCGTCCGGAGGCGGCCGATCCCCATCATCCTGCTCACGGCCTACAGCGAGCTGGACCTGGTGGAGCGGGCCAGCGAGGCGGGGGTCTTCGCCTACCTGGTGAAGCCGGTCAGCGAGGAGGAGTTGCTGCCGGCGATCTTGTTGGCGCGCGCGCGGTTCGAAGAGTTCCGCGTGCTGGAAGGGGAAGTGCGCGACCTGCGCGAGGCACTGGAGGCACGCAAGGTCATCGAGAGGGCGAAGGGCATCCTGATGAAGCGCCTGGGACTCAGCGAAGCCGAAGCCTTCCGCCGGATGCAGGTGCAGAGCCAGAAGGAGAACCGCAAACTCGTGGAGATCGCGCGGGCGATCGTGACCGCGCACGGTGTGATGTGA
- a CDS encoding sensor histidine kinase, which translates to MRQRRSRASVPDGVGVFRRLRAAMVDFAVATTSRHLAAHRDDILRRWQQSLHRRVARYAGQPDWVREWGRQTVDLLVQVMRADQPQEKAASRDRVFEHAHRVASRQLDLGFTLEEILQALSLLRGSVGAQVQAMLNRRLWVAFPPDVMLATERVHEAIDLQMLAIGQAYLEARDRVIRKSQQDLEQSNRQLRTLLQEMHHRIKNNLQTLADLLYLETIDAPGPAQKSLRDSIGRVKSIAAVHQMLSADQIEEVDVRRLAERIGETIAKDLAGAGRSVRVGVVGEPLRLPSKQATSLALVLSELVTNALEHAFVDGRGNVVISLGASDRDVVVSVRDDGRGLPTGFALERDAHLGLRIVGDLVSRDLRGTFALRSENGTVAEMRFPRSGG; encoded by the coding sequence GTGCGGCAACGGCGTTCGCGGGCATCCGTACCGGACGGGGTGGGTGTGTTCCGGCGCTTGCGGGCCGCGATGGTCGACTTCGCGGTCGCGACGACCTCCCGGCACCTGGCCGCGCACCGCGACGACATCCTGCGTCGGTGGCAGCAGAGCCTGCACCGCCGCGTCGCGCGGTACGCCGGGCAGCCCGACTGGGTCCGGGAGTGGGGGCGGCAGACGGTAGATCTCCTCGTCCAGGTGATGCGGGCAGACCAACCCCAGGAGAAGGCGGCGTCGCGCGATCGGGTGTTCGAGCACGCCCATCGGGTCGCGTCCCGCCAGTTGGATCTGGGGTTCACGCTCGAGGAGATCCTGCAGGCACTCAGTCTGTTGCGCGGGAGCGTGGGCGCCCAGGTGCAGGCGATGCTCAACCGGCGCCTGTGGGTGGCCTTCCCCCCCGACGTCATGCTCGCCACCGAGCGCGTACATGAGGCCATCGATCTACAGATGCTGGCGATCGGCCAGGCGTACCTGGAAGCCCGCGACCGCGTGATCCGAAAGAGCCAGCAGGACCTCGAGCAGAGCAACCGACAGCTGAGGACGCTGCTCCAGGAGATGCACCACCGCATCAAGAACAACCTGCAGACCCTGGCCGACCTGCTGTACCTGGAGACCATCGACGCCCCCGGGCCGGCGCAGAAGAGCCTGCGCGACAGCATCGGACGCGTCAAGAGCATCGCGGCGGTGCACCAGATGCTGTCGGCCGATCAGATCGAGGAGGTCGACGTCCGGCGGCTCGCAGAACGGATCGGCGAGACGATCGCCAAGGACCTGGCCGGCGCGGGCCGCAGTGTGCGCGTCGGAGTCGTGGGCGAGCCGCTGCGGTTGCCCAGCAAGCAGGCGACCTCGCTGGCGTTGGTGCTGAGCGAGCTGGTCACCAACGCGCTGGAGCACGCCTTCGTCGACGGCCGAGGGAACGTCGTCATCTCGCTGGGGGCGTCGGATCGGGACGTCGTCGTCTCCGTGCGCGACGACGGGCGCGGGTTGCCGACGGGGTTCGCCCTGGAGCGGGACGCGCACCTGGGCCTGCGGATCGTCGGCGACCTGGTGTCCCGCGACCTGCGGGGGACGTTTGCGCTGCGCAGCGAGAACGGAACCGTGGCCGAGATGCGGTTTCCGAGAAGCGGAGGGTAG
- a CDS encoding polyprenyl synthetase family protein, whose translation MDPLVAAYAPIRRDLDDLHGLLRDELTAGEPFLAELVAHVLQTRGKMVRPALVFLCAQIVGGAGDDRRLVAGAVELIHVASLIHDDVIDEADRRRGQSTPNARWGNHVAVLLGDYLFSKAFHMLARVRRADVAPRMALATVRMSQAELLQIRYGNTPHTDEQVYFTIVEGKTAQLIASACAGGAAVAGADAHTAACLETFGRHWGVAFQITDDTLDLTSNPEVLGKPIGSDVRGGKVTLPLIHALRSGTPDDRARLEALIRDGAAADAVREILGRHGSIAYALDVARQHAERALDVLARFPPSAARDSLAALTEFVVARRH comes from the coding sequence ATGGATCCCCTGGTCGCCGCCTACGCGCCCATCCGCCGTGACCTAGACGATCTGCACGGACTGCTCCGGGACGAGTTGACGGCGGGCGAGCCCTTCCTGGCGGAGCTTGTGGCCCACGTGTTGCAGACGCGCGGCAAGATGGTGCGGCCGGCCCTGGTGTTTTTGTGCGCGCAGATCGTGGGTGGGGCCGGCGACGACCGCCGCCTGGTCGCCGGTGCGGTTGAGCTGATCCACGTCGCCTCACTGATCCACGACGACGTCATCGACGAAGCCGACCGTCGCCGCGGGCAGTCGACGCCCAACGCGCGGTGGGGCAACCACGTCGCGGTGCTGCTGGGCGACTACCTGTTCAGCAAGGCCTTCCACATGCTGGCCCGCGTGAGGCGCGCCGACGTCGCCCCGCGCATGGCGCTGGCTACGGTGCGCATGAGCCAGGCGGAACTGTTGCAGATCCGCTACGGCAACACGCCGCACACCGACGAGCAGGTCTACTTCACGATCGTCGAGGGCAAGACGGCGCAGCTGATCGCCTCCGCCTGCGCCGGCGGAGCGGCGGTCGCCGGTGCCGACGCGCACACGGCCGCCTGCCTGGAGACATTCGGGAGGCACTGGGGCGTGGCGTTCCAGATCACCGACGACACACTGGATCTCACCAGTAACCCCGAGGTGTTGGGCAAGCCGATCGGCAGCGACGTCCGGGGCGGAAAGGTCACCCTTCCGCTGATCCACGCCCTGCGCAGCGGGACGCCCGACGATCGGGCGCGCCTGGAGGCCCTGATCCGGGACGGTGCAGCCGCAGACGCTGTGCGCGAGATCCTGGGCCGCCACGGCTCGATCGCCTACGCCCTGGACGTCGCCCGCCAGCACGCCGAGCGCGCCCTCGACGTGCTGGCTCGCTTTCCGCCCAGCGCCGCCCGCGACAGCCTGGCCGCCCTCACCGAGTTCGTCGTCGCGCGCCGCCACTGA
- a CDS encoding c-type cytochrome, protein MAEPTPPTQPSGHRPPRGLLVLYVLLPVWAAAYLFVAGGLVAPEVSPVARQIPGVSRAPGVAEDPHADQMRAIVEVVPADARDDEPPTEITEAMLADAESQYRALCAVCHGPTGRGDGPAGATLNPPPMSFHSPAFLETPRGVSHWVIRHGLGTTPRRSGMPAFAALSDEQVWALVEYLKRLGRQSP, encoded by the coding sequence ATGGCAGAACCCACGCCTCCTACGCAACCTTCCGGCCACCGCCCACCGCGCGGTCTGCTGGTGCTGTACGTCCTGCTGCCGGTGTGGGCGGCGGCGTACCTGTTCGTGGCCGGCGGACTCGTGGCGCCGGAGGTCAGCCCCGTTGCCCGCCAGATTCCGGGCGTCTCGAGGGCGCCGGGTGTGGCGGAGGATCCGCACGCGGATCAGATGCGCGCGATCGTCGAGGTGGTGCCGGCGGACGCGCGCGACGATGAGCCGCCCACAGAGATCACCGAGGCGATGCTCGCAGACGCGGAGAGTCAGTACCGGGCGCTGTGCGCCGTCTGCCACGGTCCGACCGGACGCGGCGACGGCCCGGCCGGCGCGACGCTCAACCCGCCGCCGATGAGCTTCCACAGCCCCGCGTTCCTGGAAACCCCCCGCGGGGTCAGCCACTGGGTCATCCGGCACGGTCTGGGCACCACACCCCGCCGGAGCGGGATGCCGGCGTTCGCGGCACTTTCCGACGAGCAGGTGTGGGCGCTGGTCGAGTACCTGAAGCGCCTGGGCAGACAGAGTCCCTAG
- a CDS encoding cbb3-type cytochrome c oxidase subunit II, producing MQLSVRPIVLFAVVATVSGFVATVALPSVGPAAPGPALTREQEAGRAVYVRENCMVCHTQQVRTIESRFGMIAEPGDIGQAADFAAYAGQTPALLGGRRVGPDLLRVGARIEGAQEIIALLRAPSERTPGSRMPSYAHLSDEELRVLAAYLLSLK from the coding sequence GTGCAGCTGAGCGTCCGCCCGATCGTGCTGTTCGCCGTGGTGGCCACGGTCAGCGGGTTTGTGGCCACGGTCGCCCTGCCCTCCGTCGGACCGGCCGCTCCGGGGCCCGCCCTGACTCGGGAGCAGGAAGCCGGCAGGGCCGTCTACGTGCGGGAGAACTGCATGGTCTGCCACACCCAGCAGGTGCGCACGATCGAGTCGAGGTTCGGGATGATCGCCGAACCCGGCGACATCGGACAGGCGGCGGACTTCGCCGCCTACGCCGGACAGACCCCCGCCCTGCTGGGCGGGCGGCGCGTGGGGCCGGACCTGCTGCGGGTGGGCGCGCGCATCGAGGGGGCCCAGGAGATCATCGCGCTGCTGCGCGCTCCCTCCGAGCGAACGCCTGGGTCGCGAATGCCGTCCTACGCGCACCTCTCGGACGAAGAACTGCGCGTGCTGGCGGCCTACCTGTTGAGTCTGAAGTGA